GCACAGGAGGAGGCGGAGAGGATCATCCGCGAGCGTCAAGCGGCCGTTGGGAAGCCCTGCCGCGGCGCCGTCACCTTATGCCGCCCCAAACCCGACGACTCCGACTTCAACGCCGGGTCGGGCAACAATAACGGAGTAGGAGCCGCGAGCTCGCCCGACATGGCCTACGAGGTCACCCTGAAGTATAGGATAGTTTAGTATTTTAGTTTTAGGGTTTTAGTTCACCGGACGAATGTCGTCCGTTTTTATGTACAAACTATCATATTTTTAATGAAATCCGCCATGTTTATATCAAAATTCGTCCGGTTTGATCGGATTTCATTCGGTTGGTTCAAGTTATTGTGAAAATGTATGCGGCTATGATTGGATGACTGTCTTTCGCATCCGTGTTCACGAACTGGTCACTTTGTCCGTTAACAGATGAGAGAGAAAATTTACAAGTTGCCGTTGGAGATATCCTTATCACCATATTTAAGCACTTTCCCACTGAAAGAGGCCTAATATTGGTAGCAAGATTGCCTCCCAAAACACACGTGTCCCCAAGCTACAGTTTCCTTGAGAGTCCCTGAGCTGGTTTTGGATTACCTCCTGGCCACGAAACTGATGTCAGTGTGTTCGGCCCGCCCCAGAACCGACCTAATTAATTCCAGCTTGTTTGTACCACAAGCAAGCAGGCAAGCGCAGGTGTTACGTAGGCACCCGCCAATGTTCTTCTAGAGAATCCTAAGGAAACAAGTGCAAAACAGAGAGAGGAAAAAGGGTCACACGGAACCGAACGGAAGCAGAGTAAACAGAGAGATTGGCGGCACCGCGTGCCTCACGAGTGACGTGCATCGCGCGCCATCACGCCCATCCCCGCCCAAAACTATACAAAGGGTAGACCTTCTCGAAGGTCGCCCCGCCCGGATCTGCCTTCCCTATATAAACGCCGGTGCGTTATCCCAACGAACTAGACCAAAGCCTCGCACCCAAATCCGCAAAGAAAGAAAGCAAGCAAGCCAAACAAACGACGTTTCAGCCAAGAAGAAGACATGGGGGAGCGGCGCAGTGACGACCGACGCCAGGAGCCCACGGTGGCCAGGGCGGACGGCCCCCCGATTCCCGCCGACGAGTCCGACGACGAGTTCGAGTTCTCCTTCGGGAGCCGGGAGcctgccacgggcggcgccgcggcCGACGAGCTCTTCGCCGACGGCCGCATCAGGCCGTTCTACCCGGTGTTCGGCCGGGTCTTCGACGACGCGCACGTGCCGTCGGCGCCCGGCCGGAGGCCGCTGGGCCGGCTGTTCCTCGAGGAGGCGCGGAACTCGTCCGTCGGGTccacgtcctcgtcctcctcctccgccgccacggACGCCGGGGACCTCGACGGCGCGTCCCCGGACAGCTACTGCGTCTGGACGCCCGGCGCCTCGGCCGCGTCCTCGCCGGCGCGGTCGCCGCGGAAGAGCGGATCCACGGGGTCCTTGTCGCGGTGGCGCCGCGTCAGCGACCTCGTCGTCGGCCGCAGCCACAGCGACGGCAGGGACAAGTTCCGATTCCTTTCCGCGCCGCCCTCGCCCGCCAGGGAGCAGCCCAAGGGGAAGCCACGAGGCCGGGACAGCAAAGCCGCCACCGAGCTCGACACGGTGGCCGCCAGCCACCGGCAGTTCTACGGCACTAAGGCCTCCCCCGGCGCGGCGCGGCGGACGTTCTTGCCGTACCGGCAGGATCTCGTCGGCCTCTTCTCCGCGCCCAAGGGGCTCAGCCGGAGCCAATACTTCTGACTTCCAAGCTGGCGCGTCCCCCGCCCCGCCGTGGAGAACCAGTTTCAAAATGTGAGATTTCACATTTGGGTTGAAGTTTCGAACTTTTGACCCGGGAGCAACTTTGTGTTCGTAAATGGCGATGGTAATACTGGATTGTTGCACGGGATTGAGCTAGTCCAAAAAGACGAGGCGTCAAGTCAGAGCAAGGGAAATGTGAGGCCTAAATTTTGGATCCAGTCGGGGATACCGGGCTCTCCAAGTCAATGTGAAGTTGTGATCGACATGTGAACATAGTACTAGGACCAAAAAAAGGACTGTATAGGAGATTAAAATACACGTGGAAGCTCAGAAAAGTTTTGTAGTGATAATGTGTTACCTGTACATGCATGTATATTGTACTACCAGAATAATAGATTTTTTTTTTCTTGTAGCAATCTGATGTCTGGGTTTTTCTGCACGACGACAGTATTTAAATCGTTAGATCTTCAGAAACTACCAGTCACTACCAGTCACTTTCGAACCGTTAGATCTTCAGAAACTTTTTGTTTGCATCAGTCACTTCCGTTCTAAATCGTTAGATCTTCATCATACGGCCAAAAATAGATTGTGCATTGTTCATCTTCTTTCTCACGCAACCGCCAACCCACCCAGCCCTAGTCGCCTACATCCACCTGCCGCCGTTGGCTTCTATCGCCGCCccgccctcctccttccctcccCGGCCCCCCACCGTGCTGGCTCTCGTCCCCACCGACCATGTCTCTAAGCCCCACTCGATGAACAACCCCTATACCGCCTCGGCTTCGACAAGGTCTCGGTTCGGCTTCGGCGTGGCTCACACTCATCATTACTATGTGGGACAAGGCATCTGAGGATTAATAAGACCGTTTTTTTATCCGAGAATGTGCGCCGATGACTACAGGCAAAGCGCACTCCACGAGGCAATGCTCAAACATACGCACACAACCTATCCTTATGAGCATTTCCAAAAGACTGAGCGAACATATcattttgagattgacgaagttGACGCAGAGAGATTCGTAGTCGATGGAAACGTCTCGTCCGACTGAACGCGTATCGACAAAAGACCTGAAATAAATCTAGAGAAATGCGAGCACTAGTGTCAAGAGTAGGACTTAAATCTTGATGGTACAACCGTCCTTCAAACCATCCACCCACACATTAGTTGGCACCCAAACTTGTCATTACTGTGTAGAGAAATTTATACCTGATCCGCCAAGGCATTCTTGTGCGAGAAAAGGGGTAAACAAACAAAATCCACGCCTTGTCTAGAAGAAAAACATAATCCGCACAGTCAACACAAGTTCGCTGCGTCCACTCCGATCCGAGTTTACATATTTGCCGCGGACGGGCGCGCAAGTCGTCTCGTGCCGGCTTGTTGCAGTCGCAGGTGACTACTCAACGCCCGGGAAAAGCGACTGCCGCGTTTTCCTGCACTGTTCAGATCTCTTTTCTTTCATTCGCATACGGACCCTGCGCTGCGACGTACTACAGTACTGTCTACTGACTGTCCGATCTTGTTGGCTGCTTTATGTTTTGTCTTGCCCTGGACCTCTCTGTTGCAAGATATCCGAGTGAACGCTCGGTCAAGGAGCTTCCACCGCTGCCACGGCAGTTCAGCCGTTCATTCTCACCAGGAGATGAAAGGGGGAATCCAAAGTCAGAGGCTTTCCCGAACGGGGAGGCAACCTGCACCTGCACGCTTTCAGATCGCAGGTACCGAGCCGCGTCGTTCGTCGTAACATCAGGCCAATTCCACCACGCGACCCCATCTTATTCGCTCGTCCGTTTGAAGTAAAATAAACGAATCAGACGACCCAGCACGCGGGCGCAAAACGGACTTTTGTTGACTTTTGttcgttttgtgtccgctttcgacccatcctcgACCCAAGTTTACATCGATTTTGAGGTAAAACGGATAGCACGCGGACGCGCGGGCTGTATGTGCGTGTCCTCCTCTGGCCCGCCCGTCCGTGGCACAGGGGCTTCTTTTTCTATCGGCCCCCTCCCGCTCTCCGGCCGCATGCCCTTCATTCTTCTCCACTCTTTCCCATTCTTCTctcgtcgccgctgccgccgctaccATTGTAGCTGTGTAGCTTGGACGCGCGCTCGCCCAACCCCTTCCCATCGGCGCCCCCGAGCTATCCAACCACAGTCACCTGTTTTGCGCACCCGCCGGTcggatttggggcggatccggtcggtcttgagctcgcccggccGTGGGAGGCCGCGCGACGCCCtggactggccgggcaccgggTCGGAAGGCcatggcagggccgcaaggccacatgcaggcaatgGCTCCTCCTTTAGCCGCTCGGATCTACACCATCGGTGGTCCGCCGATAGAAACACGAATGGcggtcggccgggctcggtgctagcccaaaagctcgtcggcgtaCCGTTGCCGCTCATTAAGTGCGACAACTGCCTAAAGATGGTCGTGCGCTGcatgtctacaacgccggaacatcccggatgtgtgttcatcaagtgcttaaacgatggggtgcgtgctctttttagcttcggtttgtgctctagatttgattagttgtgctaacttcaaatattgttgtgtagaatggatgcaagttttggtattgggaagaagagtacatcgatatattgatagagcgcaatttagtagatgttcgtgcacttttagctagcatagaggctgtagatgagacaagtgcacttgttgctagattagaggctaaACACGAGACTATATGCGAGGAAGCAACCTCTACTTCTTtagactcgaagaagaaagaaacatTCAAGATAGAGGCGgctcctccgcagatcaacaatgaatgcatcgagaaggcactaattcaACTTATaaaagcagttatggaagttgaatATCTTCTAAaattattcttgtggttcttgttttcattGGTCTTAATTTTCTAATCAAAATTTGACGATGTATTTTTATGTATCATGAATGAATGATGAAAAAAGTTTAAGGGCTTGCATAGAAAAAGTACACGGACAGAATGCGGCCGTGATGCGtccgcgcgttgggcgcacggccaccg
The Triticum dicoccoides isolate Atlit2015 ecotype Zavitan chromosome 3A, WEW_v2.0, whole genome shotgun sequence genome window above contains:
- the LOC119268466 gene encoding uncharacterized protein LOC119268466, whose amino-acid sequence is MGERRSDDRRQEPTVARADGPPIPADESDDEFEFSFGSREPATGGAAADELFADGRIRPFYPVFGRVFDDAHVPSAPGRRPLGRLFLEEARNSSVGSTSSSSSSAATDAGDLDGASPDSYCVWTPGASAASSPARSPRKSGSTGSLSRWRRVSDLVVGRSHSDGRDKFRFLSAPPSPAREQPKGKPRGRDSKAATELDTVAASHRQFYGTKASPGAARRTFLPYRQDLVGLFSAPKGLSRSQYF